A single window of Scyliorhinus torazame isolate Kashiwa2021f chromosome 29, sScyTor2.1, whole genome shotgun sequence DNA harbors:
- the LOC140404075 gene encoding dynein axonemal light chain 4-like yields MAEPEVKKEDADSRRIQTFPIVRYCDMPEEMKVETMELCVTASEKFSANNETAAKMIKETMDKRFGASWHVVVGEGFGFEVTHEMKNILYMYFGGNMAVCVWKCT; encoded by the exons ATGGCAGAGCCCGAGGTGAAAAAGGAAGATGCAGATTCCAGGCGAATTCAGACCTTCCCTATCGTCAGG TATTGCGATATGCCGGAGGAAATGAAAGTGGAAACGATGGAATTGTGTGTCACCGCTAGTGAAAAGTTTTCTGCCAACAATGAG ACTGCAGCTAAAATGATTAAAGAAACCATGGACAAGAGATTTGGTGCTTCCTGGCATGTGGTGGTTGGCGAAGGGTTTGGGTTTGAAGTCACTCACGAAATGAAGAACATTCTCTACATGTATTTTGGGGGCAAcatggccgtgtgtgtgtggaagtgCACATAG